In Lactococcus garvieae subsp. garvieae, the following proteins share a genomic window:
- a CDS encoding alpha/beta hydrolase, with product MKKFLKVISLLLGFLVAFILGLVLVFNLSPRPGAFVINRLFAKSGGKITDQKTYEATKKKVLLKSDLSYTSDKKRNSFDIYMPQNSQGPVPVILWVHGGAYVGGNKTDVKEFATRIAHDAQVAVICPNYALAPDAQYPSQIQQINELVQDLFSHQADYPSLDFNQIILGGDSAGAQIATQYAAIQTNKAYANALHFTPLLTKENLKGVISYCGPVNLQEKAHDKSNNLLLKAFTKTVAWSLLGTTDWKTNPHLQQASVVPAVTENYPPTYITDGNTLSFASEGEALAERLKALKVPVSQLFFSDSSKKIGHEYQFDYRTKEAQLCYQQTLRFIQEHTLQH from the coding sequence ATGAAAAAATTTTTAAAGGTTATAAGTTTATTATTAGGCTTTCTTGTGGCATTTATTTTAGGACTAGTTCTTGTGTTTAATCTGTCCCCACGTCCCGGAGCTTTTGTGATCAATCGCCTTTTTGCCAAAAGTGGCGGAAAGATAACAGATCAAAAGACCTATGAGGCCACGAAGAAAAAGGTCCTTTTGAAAAGTGATCTCAGCTATACTTCAGACAAAAAAAGAAACAGCTTTGACATTTACATGCCTCAAAATTCCCAAGGGCCCGTTCCTGTAATCCTCTGGGTTCACGGTGGTGCTTATGTTGGAGGAAATAAAACCGATGTTAAAGAATTTGCCACTCGGATTGCACACGATGCTCAAGTTGCTGTCATCTGTCCTAATTATGCACTTGCACCTGATGCACAATATCCCAGCCAAATTCAGCAAATAAACGAGCTGGTACAGGATTTATTCAGCCATCAAGCAGATTATCCTTCACTTGATTTCAATCAAATTATTCTTGGAGGGGATAGCGCTGGTGCCCAGATTGCTACCCAATATGCGGCCATTCAAACCAATAAAGCTTACGCAAATGCATTACACTTCACCCCTCTTCTCACTAAGGAAAATTTAAAAGGTGTCATCTCTTATTGCGGCCCTGTAAACTTGCAGGAAAAGGCACATGATAAGTCAAACAATTTATTACTTAAAGCGTTCACCAAAACCGTGGCTTGGTCACTCTTAGGTACAACGGATTGGAAAACAAATCCGCATTTGCAACAAGCAAGTGTCGTTCCAGCCGTAACCGAAAACTATCCGCCCACTTATATTACGGATGGAAATACCCTCAGTTTCGCTTCAGAAGGTGAAGCATTGGCAGAGCGTTTAAAAGCCTTAAAGGTTCCTGTGTCTCAGCTTTTCTTTAGTGATTCCAGTAAAAAAATTGGACATGAGTATCAATTTGATTATCGTACAAAAGAAGCACAGCTCTGCTATCAGCAAACACTCCGATTCATTCAAGAACATACTCTACAACATTAA
- a CDS encoding formate/nitrite transporter family protein — protein sequence MMNPAEILAATIHHGQEKVKRPMLEKAVLGFIGGALISLGYLLYIRVISSVVDDFGSLASFIGAAVFPIGLIVILMGGGELITSNMTAVSVSFFAKKVKFSDLLKNWIVITIFNLLGAFFVAFFFAHIVGLTSTGVYREELITVAHSKINATWLQTLVSGVGCNWFVGLAMWLSYGAKDAAGKVMVIWFPTMAFVAIGFQHSVANAFAIPAAIFEGGATWMEFIRNFSLVYAGNIIGGVIFVAGFYFLGYKRQMNELNK from the coding sequence ATGATGAATCCAGCAGAAATATTGGCTGCAACTATTCACCATGGACAAGAAAAGGTCAAACGACCAATGTTAGAAAAAGCCGTCCTTGGCTTTATTGGAGGCGCGTTAATCTCTCTAGGTTATCTGCTTTATATCCGCGTCATATCGAGTGTAGTCGATGATTTTGGAAGTTTGGCAAGTTTCATCGGAGCAGCAGTGTTTCCGATTGGTTTGATTGTCATTTTAATGGGTGGTGGCGAGCTCATCACGTCTAATATGACGGCTGTTTCTGTATCCTTCTTTGCAAAGAAAGTAAAGTTTTCAGATTTGCTCAAAAACTGGATTGTCATCACTATTTTTAATCTTTTAGGCGCCTTCTTTGTGGCTTTCTTTTTTGCACACATTGTTGGTTTGACAAGTACAGGTGTGTATCGTGAGGAATTAATCACTGTTGCACACTCGAAAATAAATGCAACTTGGCTTCAGACTTTGGTTTCTGGAGTAGGGTGTAATTGGTTTGTTGGACTTGCGATGTGGCTTTCTTACGGAGCCAAAGATGCAGCAGGAAAAGTAATGGTCATCTGGTTCCCAACAATGGCTTTTGTTGCAATTGGTTTCCAGCACAGCGTGGCAAATGCTTTTGCCATCCCAGCGGCAATCTTTGAAGGTGGCGCAACATGGATGGAATTTATCCGCAATTTCAGCCTTGTCTATGCTGGAAATATCATTGGTGGCGTTATTTTCGTTGCTGGTTTCTACTTCCTTGGATATAAACGCCAAATGAATGAACTTAATAAATAA
- the glyQ gene encoding glycine--tRNA ligase subunit alpha has translation MSNNKLSFQDMILTLQAFWAKQGANLMQAYDNEVGAGTMSPYTFLRSNGPEPWSAAYVQPSRRPADGRYGENPNRLFQHHQFQVVMKPSPKNIQELYLESLAALGIDALEHDIRFVEDNWENPSMGCAGIGWEVWIDGQECTQFTYFQQVGGIEVDSVTSEITYGLERLATAIQEVDSVYDLEWGNGVLYGDIFKEPEYEHSKFAFEESDQDMLLDLFNKYEAEALKLLDLGLVHPAYDFILKSSHTFNLLDARGAVSVTERAGYLHRVRTMARKVAKTFIEERAKLGFPLLKDEDLREKYLGEKGKYTKVLAQLAEEQEAK, from the coding sequence ATGTCAAATAATAAATTATCATTTCAAGATATGATTCTGACTTTGCAGGCTTTTTGGGCTAAGCAAGGTGCAAACTTAATGCAAGCTTACGATAACGAAGTTGGTGCAGGAACAATGAGTCCTTATACTTTCTTGCGTTCAAATGGTCCTGAACCTTGGTCAGCAGCTTATGTACAACCTTCACGTCGTCCTGCAGATGGACGTTATGGTGAGAATCCTAACCGCCTTTTCCAACACCACCAATTTCAAGTGGTCATGAAACCTTCACCAAAAAATATCCAAGAACTTTACTTGGAAAGTTTAGCTGCCCTAGGGATTGATGCTTTGGAGCATGATATTCGCTTTGTAGAAGACAACTGGGAAAATCCATCAATGGGTTGTGCTGGTATTGGTTGGGAAGTTTGGATCGATGGGCAAGAGTGTACACAGTTTACTTATTTCCAACAAGTCGGTGGTATTGAAGTGGATTCTGTAACTTCTGAAATTACTTATGGTTTAGAACGTTTGGCAACAGCTATCCAAGAAGTGGACAGTGTCTACGATCTGGAATGGGGGAATGGCGTGCTCTACGGTGACATTTTCAAAGAGCCAGAATATGAGCATTCAAAATTTGCGTTTGAAGAGTCCGATCAAGATATGCTTTTGGACTTGTTTAACAAGTATGAAGCAGAAGCACTTAAATTGCTGGACTTAGGTTTGGTTCACCCTGCTTATGACTTTATCTTGAAGAGCTCTCACACTTTTAACCTTTTGGATGCACGTGGCGCAGTTTCTGTAACTGAACGTGCAGGTTATCTGCACCGCGTACGTACAATGGCACGTAAAGTTGCCAAAACCTTTATTGAAGAACGTGCTAAACTTGGCTTCCCACTTTTGAAAGATGAAGACTTACGTGAGAAATATCTGGGAGAAAAAGGGAAATATACAAAAGTTCTGGCACAGTTGGCAGAAGAACAGGAGGCAAAATAA
- the glyS gene encoding glycine--tRNA ligase subunit beta, producing the protein MANYLLEIGLEEMPAHLVIPAINQLAERLSDFLNENRLEFDAIRKFSTPRRLAVLVEGLAENSEAMDEEVKGPSAKIAKDAEGNWSKAIQGFSRGQGVTPDDLVLKGDYYFANKHIAGVAAQEILTKVGDEVISKMQFKTYMKWGNNSFLFVRPIQWMISLLDAEVVPFKILDVTAGNTTRGHRFLSNQEFTLGHATDYAKVLTDNFVMVDAGARKAEISQQIKKIATDHGWKVELSDEKHVELLEEVNNLVEYPTAFVGSFDEKYLSVPEEVLVTSMRDNQRYFEVYTAEGKLAPHFISVRNGNAEGMKNVILGNEKVLVARLEDAEFFWKEDQKLKIADLVKKLENVTFHAKIGSITEHMARTKAIAAHLADIAKLTESEKTDVARAADIYKFDLLTGMVGEFDELQGVMGEKYALLAGENGNVAAAVREHYMPVSAEGVLPETAVGSVLAAADKIDSILSFFSAGLIPSGSNDPYALRRAAQGLTRIIEKFNWHFDFSEFIATLDYENKEQVIDFLKGRVQKLLLDKKIRHDIVEATIAANTMDIANMMEIAPMLNSHKDEATFKPAIENISRVINLAKKAEQVGTVSPELFENEAEGILHEATEELKAGWANLSASEKYDILVNKGVPAINNFFENVMVMAEDEKVRHNRLALLTELSALTGTMADFSLINTK; encoded by the coding sequence ATGGCAAACTATTTACTTGAAATTGGCTTGGAAGAAATGCCAGCCCACTTGGTAATACCTGCAATCAATCAATTGGCAGAACGTCTTTCGGACTTTTTGAATGAAAACCGTTTAGAATTTGATGCTATCCGTAAATTTTCAACACCACGTCGTTTGGCTGTTTTGGTGGAAGGACTTGCTGAAAATTCTGAAGCAATGGATGAAGAAGTCAAAGGACCATCTGCTAAAATTGCCAAAGATGCTGAAGGAAATTGGTCAAAAGCTATTCAAGGTTTCTCTCGTGGACAAGGTGTGACACCTGACGATTTAGTCCTCAAGGGGGATTACTATTTCGCAAATAAACATATTGCGGGCGTAGCTGCACAAGAAATTTTGACAAAGGTTGGCGATGAAGTCATCTCTAAAATGCAGTTCAAAACTTACATGAAATGGGGAAATAACAGCTTCCTCTTCGTACGTCCCATCCAATGGATGATTTCTTTACTGGATGCTGAAGTGGTTCCTTTTAAAATTCTTGATGTGACGGCAGGAAATACAACACGTGGTCACCGCTTCCTTTCAAACCAAGAATTTACGCTTGGACATGCGACAGATTATGCGAAAGTTTTGACTGACAATTTTGTTATGGTTGATGCTGGAGCACGTAAAGCTGAAATTAGCCAGCAAATCAAAAAAATCGCAACTGACCATGGCTGGAAAGTTGAACTCTCAGACGAAAAACACGTTGAACTTCTTGAAGAAGTCAATAATTTGGTAGAGTACCCAACTGCATTCGTTGGGAGCTTTGATGAAAAGTATTTGTCAGTTCCTGAAGAAGTTCTGGTTACTTCAATGCGTGATAATCAACGCTATTTTGAAGTTTATACTGCAGAAGGCAAGCTTGCACCGCACTTTATCTCCGTGCGTAATGGTAATGCTGAAGGCATGAAGAATGTTATCTTAGGTAATGAAAAAGTCTTGGTTGCTCGTTTGGAAGATGCCGAGTTTTTCTGGAAAGAAGATCAAAAATTAAAAATTGCAGATCTTGTGAAGAAACTTGAAAATGTAACTTTCCATGCAAAAATCGGTTCAATAACAGAGCATATGGCGCGTACAAAAGCAATTGCAGCACATTTAGCGGATATTGCCAAGCTGACAGAATCTGAAAAGACCGATGTGGCGCGTGCAGCAGATATTTACAAATTTGACCTTTTGACAGGTATGGTTGGTGAATTTGATGAACTTCAAGGTGTTATGGGTGAAAAATATGCTCTCCTTGCAGGCGAGAATGGCAACGTAGCAGCAGCAGTTCGTGAGCATTATATGCCAGTATCTGCTGAAGGGGTCTTGCCTGAAACTGCTGTCGGAAGTGTTTTGGCTGCTGCAGATAAAATTGACAGCATTCTTTCATTCTTTAGCGCAGGCTTGATCCCATCAGGCTCGAATGACCCTTACGCTTTGCGTCGTGCAGCGCAAGGTTTGACACGTATTATTGAGAAATTCAACTGGCACTTTGACTTTTCTGAGTTTATCGCCACACTTGATTATGAAAATAAAGAACAAGTGATTGATTTCCTCAAGGGGCGTGTGCAAAAACTTTTACTTGATAAGAAAATCCGTCACGATATTGTCGAAGCAACAATTGCGGCAAATACAATGGACATTGCTAATATGATGGAAATTGCGCCAATGCTTAACAGTCATAAGGACGAAGCAACTTTTAAACCAGCGATTGAAAACATTTCACGTGTGATTAACCTGGCGAAAAAAGCGGAGCAAGTCGGAACGGTTTCCCCTGAACTCTTTGAGAACGAAGCTGAAGGCATCCTTCACGAGGCTACAGAAGAACTTAAAGCAGGTTGGGCAAACTTGTCTGCTTCTGAAAAATATGATATTCTGGTCAACAAAGGTGTTCCAGCCATTAACAATTTCTTTGAAAATGTAATGGTTATGGCAGAAGATGAAAAAGTACGCCACAATCGTTTGGCCTTGCTTACAGAGCTATCAGCACTTACAGGAACAATGGCTGATTTTAGTTTAATCAATACAAAATAA
- a CDS encoding DUF896 domain-containing protein: MAITNEQVERINELARKHKAEGLTEAETAERAELRRIYLDSVRENLRGQVEAVKLVDEDGKDITPEKLKDIQRAKGMRD; encoded by the coding sequence ATGGCAATCACAAATGAACAAGTTGAACGTATCAATGAACTTGCACGTAAACACAAAGCTGAAGGTCTAACAGAAGCTGAAACTGCAGAACGTGCTGAATTGCGCCGTATCTATCTTGATAGCGTACGTGAAAATCTCCGCGGTCAAGTTGAAGCAGTAAAATTGGTGGATGAAGATGGAAAAGACATTACACCAGAAAAACTTAAAGATATTCAACGCGCCAAAGGTATGCGTGATTAA
- a CDS encoding chloride channel protein, with product MKNIKIGISRWAVLYAVLALVIGVIIGAVDALFGRGLIFITETRDAHPLYFLPFLALAGLLIVYVYQRFGKDSQKGMGLIFEAGNKGREDIPKRLVPLIIFSTWLSHLFGASVGREGVAVQIGATIGHTVGGKLSSKEAQKVLLITGMAAGFAGLFQTPIAATFFAIEILMVGKIEYIALFPALVGSYAASATSHALGLEKFSFAVNTDLNIDPLVLLKLLVVAICFGLVGRIFAQGLAFMKTYMASKLTNPYRRILLMGLILSLGLIFIHLDRYAGLGTNLISMSFNGEHINAYDWLLKLLFTVLSISAGFQGGEVTPLFAIGASLGATLALLLGLPVGLVAAAGYVSVFSSATNSYFASIFIAAEVFGFGTVQYILPIVTIAYILNGNASIYAQGKLNLEV from the coding sequence ATGAAAAATATAAAAATTGGAATATCAAGATGGGCTGTCCTTTATGCTGTCTTAGCTCTAGTGATTGGGGTAATTATTGGGGCGGTGGATGCTTTATTTGGACGCGGCTTGATTTTTATTACTGAGACACGGGATGCACACCCCTTGTATTTTCTTCCTTTTTTGGCTTTGGCTGGTCTTTTGATCGTTTATGTCTATCAGCGTTTTGGTAAAGACAGCCAAAAAGGAATGGGGCTGATTTTTGAAGCGGGAAATAAGGGACGAGAAGATATTCCTAAGCGTTTGGTGCCCTTGATTATCTTTTCAACTTGGCTGTCGCACCTTTTTGGTGCCAGTGTTGGTCGAGAAGGTGTAGCTGTTCAGATTGGTGCCACGATTGGCCATACTGTTGGTGGGAAATTATCTTCCAAAGAAGCACAAAAAGTACTCTTGATTACGGGGATGGCAGCCGGCTTTGCCGGACTCTTCCAAACACCGATCGCTGCAACTTTCTTTGCTATTGAAATTTTGATGGTAGGTAAGATTGAGTACATAGCACTTTTCCCCGCTCTGGTCGGTTCTTATGCGGCCAGCGCGACATCCCATGCTCTAGGTTTAGAAAAATTTTCTTTTGCTGTCAATACCGACTTAAATATTGATCCCTTGGTGCTTCTGAAGCTTCTTGTTGTGGCAATTTGCTTTGGCTTGGTGGGGCGCATCTTTGCACAAGGCTTGGCCTTTATGAAGACTTATATGGCAAGTAAGCTCACTAATCCCTATCGTCGAATATTGCTCATGGGATTGATTTTGAGCTTGGGACTCATCTTTATCCATCTTGATCGTTATGCAGGTCTAGGAACAAATCTGATTTCGATGAGTTTTAACGGTGAACATATCAATGCCTACGATTGGCTCCTGAAGTTGCTCTTTACCGTCTTAAGTATTTCAGCAGGTTTCCAAGGTGGGGAAGTAACACCACTCTTTGCGATTGGTGCAAGTTTGGGTGCGACTTTAGCTTTACTTTTGGGCTTGCCTGTCGGCTTGGTTGCTGCTGCCGGCTACGTTTCCGTCTTTTCATCAGCAACAAACTCTTATTTTGCTTCAATCTTCATCGCCGCAGAAGTTTTTGGCTTTGGTACGGTACAATATATCCTGCCAATCGTGACTATTGCTTATATTCTTAATGGTAATGCTTCGATCTATGCGCAAGGAAAACTAAATTTAGAAGTTTAA